A single genomic interval of Bacillota bacterium harbors:
- a CDS encoding protein jag: protein MEAIEATGRTVEEAVQSALARLGLTREHVNVEILDEGSRRLFGLLGAKSARVRVTPREDALQPQEKGPGPDGVVTGTSSPERKPDYGRGGRRRAASPDHPARDERNERGPREGKPAGEQPSTGDQAVGEAVGFLRGLIDVMGLEAVVEARPGDGVTVLDVEGRSLGVMIGRRGETLDAIQYLVNLAAARRARASGDTERGRFIVDVSGYRRKREETLKALATSLAKKALRDGKQEVLEPMSALERRIVHLALQDIEGITTHSEGKEPYRRVVISPK from the coding sequence ATGGAAGCGATCGAAGCAACTGGCAGGACTGTCGAGGAAGCAGTCCAATCCGCGCTTGCGCGCTTGGGACTGACTCGGGAACACGTGAACGTGGAAATCCTGGATGAGGGCTCGAGACGGCTGTTTGGGCTCCTCGGCGCCAAGTCTGCTAGAGTCAGAGTCACACCGCGGGAAGACGCGCTTCAACCCCAGGAGAAAGGACCGGGTCCCGACGGGGTCGTAACAGGAACCTCCTCACCAGAGCGGAAGCCAGACTATGGAAGAGGCGGACGGAGAAGGGCAGCCAGTCCCGACCATCCAGCACGGGATGAGCGAAACGAGCGAGGGCCGCGCGAGGGGAAGCCCGCCGGTGAACAGCCAAGCACTGGAGATCAGGCGGTCGGAGAGGCAGTGGGCTTCTTACGGGGCCTCATCGACGTAATGGGACTGGAGGCAGTGGTAGAGGCACGGCCGGGAGACGGGGTGACGGTGCTGGACGTTGAGGGGAGGTCTCTCGGGGTCATGATCGGCCGAAGGGGCGAGACTCTGGATGCCATACAGTATCTGGTGAATCTCGCAGCGGCCAGAAGGGCCCGCGCAAGTGGTGACACAGAGCGGGGCCGATTCATCGTAGATGTATCGGGTTACCGTAGGAAACGAGAGGAGACGCTGAAGGCGCTCGCTACTAGTCTGGCCAAGAAAGCATTACGCGACGGCAAGCAGGAAGTACTGGAACCCATGAGCGCCCTGGAGCGCAGGATCGTTCACTTGGCCCTGCAGGATATCGAGGGCATAACCACCCACAGCGAGGGTAAAGAGCCTTACCGCAGAGTAGTGATATCACCCAAGTAG
- a CDS encoding YidC/Oxa1 family membrane protein insertase, whose translation MSITQVVEDVLRFFTTYTGSYAWAIIILTIIIKAAMYPLTVRQFRVIDQMKKIAPKQKELQEKYKGKPEELQRRMAELYRDNKVNPLGGCLPMLLPLPILMIMYRVFLNEAFIQTLKEAGFSIGFLWIPDLSKPDPWILPILSGVTTWVTMQQTATDPAQKSSMIIMPLVLGWITTRLPGGAAIYWVVTNIVTIIQQFFITRQMAVPRKGVS comes from the coding sequence TTGAGCATCACCCAGGTCGTAGAAGACGTTTTGCGATTCTTCACAACCTATACTGGGAGCTATGCCTGGGCAATCATCATCCTCACTATCATCATCAAAGCCGCCATGTATCCTCTTACCGTGAGGCAGTTCCGCGTCATCGACCAGATGAAGAAGATCGCGCCGAAACAGAAGGAACTTCAGGAGAAGTACAAAGGGAAACCCGAGGAGCTCCAGCGGCGTATGGCCGAACTTTACAGGGACAACAAGGTGAACCCGCTCGGAGGGTGCCTTCCTATGCTCCTCCCACTTCCCATTCTTATGATCATGTACAGGGTCTTCCTGAACGAGGCGTTCATCCAGACCCTCAAGGAGGCCGGGTTCAGTATCGGCTTCCTTTGGATCCCTGACTTGAGCAAGCCTGATCCATGGATCCTTCCTATCCTTTCGGGCGTGACCACCTGGGTGACCATGCAGCAGACGGCCACCGATCCGGCACAGAAGTCCTCCATGATTATCATGCCGCTCGTCCTCGGATGGATCACTACCCGCTTACCGGGTGGTGCGGCGATCTACTGGGTTGTCACGAACATAGTGACGATAATCCAGCAGTTCTTCATCACGAGGCAGATGGCTGTTCCGAGGAAGGGAGTCAGCTAG
- the yidD gene encoding membrane protein insertion efficiency factor YidD has product MKLVILFMIQLYRTLLSPLKMGPSCRYQPTCSEYALEAVRKYGTARGLGLALRRLLRCHPFSKGGYDPVP; this is encoded by the coding sequence TTGAAATTGGTCATTCTGTTCATGATACAGCTGTATCGGACCCTTCTATCCCCTTTGAAGATGGGTCCTAGTTGTCGGTACCAGCCTACGTGCTCCGAGTACGCTCTCGAGGCGGTGCGGAAGTACGGGACGGCGCGGGGACTCGGGCTCGCCTTGCGTCGGCTTCTCAGATGTCATCCTTTCAGTAAGGGCGGGTACGACCCTGTTCCTTGA
- the rnpA gene encoding ribonuclease P protein component, which produces MRSTSLRTGAEFRRAFLEGTSAAGKYVVVHAVPNGLQRIRTGFPVGKRMGSAVRRNRIRRLLREAVRTSQAIPRSGYDIVIVPRQAVSDRDVNVQAVLDDLDRVIARMGLREGTGD; this is translated from the coding sequence GTGCGAAGTACGAGCCTACGCACGGGTGCCGAGTTCCGGAGGGCGTTCCTTGAAGGGACGTCCGCGGCTGGGAAGTATGTTGTGGTTCACGCAGTCCCCAACGGGCTGCAGCGAATCCGCACGGGGTTTCCAGTAGGGAAGCGAATGGGGAGCGCAGTCAGGCGGAACAGAATCCGGAGGCTCTTGCGAGAGGCTGTCCGCACATCGCAGGCGATCCCGAGATCAGGGTACGATATCGTCATCGTGCCGCGGCAGGCTGTCTCTGACCGGGACGTCAACGTCCAGGCCGTGCTGGATGATCTGGATCGGGTGATCGCCCGTATGGGCCTTCGGGAGGGAACCGGCGATTGA
- the rpmH gene encoding 50S ribosomal protein L34, with product MKRTYQPKARRRSRTHGFMARMSTPGGRNVIKRRRLKGRKRLSA from the coding sequence ATGAAGAGGACTTACCAGCCCAAGGCGAGGCGACGAAGCCGCACCCATGGGTTCATGGCCCGGATGAGCACACCCGGTGGCCGTAATGTTATCAAGCGCAGGCGGCTTAAGGGTCGGAAGCGGCTCAGCGCCTGA